From Parasteatoda tepidariorum isolate YZ-2023 chromosome 1, CAS_Ptep_4.0, whole genome shotgun sequence, one genomic window encodes:
- the LOC107441981 gene encoding RNA-binding protein 39, which yields MDDELDVEAMLDAPFAKQDARSVSPDHDKKKKSKKKKHSRSRSRERKNSHKEHKDTSHSKNGHKSSRRDRSHSRERKDSSKSRRNEYPEKERRRVSRSPDRRRNYRSNYGGRNSYNARDYQSRRTHRDIPRRRSRTRSPEKRRSSKTRVHSPSPKREDKGNDSADEFGKPARLHRNPDLTPEERDMRTVFCMQLSQRVRARDLEEFFSPVGKVQDVRIIMDNKTRRSKGIAYIEFQETYSVSLALDYSGKKLLGVPIIVQLTQAEKNRAAASMMSVQRGNVGPMRLYVGSLHFNITEEMLKGIFEPFGKIDKIELLKDTESGKSKGYGFVTFTDSESAKKALDQLNGFELAGRPMKVGTVTDRTDIIQGPSFLDTEEMDRAGIDLGATGRLQLMAKLAEGTGLELPQAAVKALQLTAQASASPMAGNPPVSVATQCFILSNMFDPSKENASNWDEEIRNDVIEECRNHGGALHVYVDKNSGEGNVYVKCPNLTAATASVSALHGRYFAGRVIVAAYVPVVNYHMLFPDSATALVAL from the exons ATGGATGATGAGTTAGATGTGGAAGCTATGCTAGATGCTCCCTTTGCTAAACAG gATGCCAGGTCTGTATCGCCTGATCATGACAAAAA aaagaaaagtaaaaaaaagaaacatagcAGAAGTAGGAGTAGAGAACGGAAAAATTCTCACAAGGAGCATAAAGACACAAGTCATTCTAAAAACGGCCATAAGAGCAGCAGAAGAGATAGAAGTCATAGTCGAGAAAGGAAGGATTCATCCAAAAGCAGAAGAAATGAGTATCCCGAAAAAGAAAGAAGGCGAGTAAGCCGCAGCCCTGATCGAAGACGCAATTATCGAAGTAACTATGGTGGTAGAAATTCCTATAACGCAAGGGATTATCAAAGTCGACGTACTCACAGAGATATTCCTCGACGCAGGAGCAG aactaGAAGTCCAGAGAAAAGACGCTCCAGCAAAACTAGAGTTCACTCACCTTCACCAAAACGGGAAGACAAGGg TAATGATTCTGCAGATGAATTTGGAAAACCTGCTCGTCTGCACAG aaatccTGATTTAACACCAGAAGAAAGGGACATGAGAACAGTATTTTGTATGCAACTGTCTCAACGTGTTAGAGCACGAGatttggaagaatttttttcacctgtAGGGAag GTTCAAGATGTTAGAATCATCATGGATAATAAAACAAGACGCTCTAAAGGAATTGCTTACATAGAATTTCAAGAAACATATTCTGTGTCCTTG gCATTAGACTATTCTGGCAAAAAGTTACTAGGTGTGCCTATTATTGTTCAACTTACCCAAGCTGAAAAGAACAGAGCTGCTGCTAGTATGATGAGTGTTCAACGTGGCAATGTTGGTCCAATGAGACTTTATGTAGGATCACTACATTTTAACATAACAGAAGAAATGTTGAAAGGAATTTTTGAGCCTTTTGgaaaa aTTGATAAAATTGAACTTCTGAAAGATACAGAATCAGGCAAATCGAAAGGCTATGGATTTGTAACT ttcacTGATTCTGAAAGTGCTAAAAAAGCATTAGACCAATTAAATGGATTTGAATTAGCCGGCAGACCTATGAAAGTTGGCACTGTTACGGATCGCACTGACATTATTCAGGGTCCATCATTTCTTGATACTGAAGAGATGGATAGAGCTGGGATTGATCTAGGTGCAACTGGTCGTTTACAGTTAATGGCTAAGCTAGCTGAAg gcaCTGGTTTGGAATTACCCCAGGCTGCTGTTAAAGCTCTGCAACTTACAGCTCAAGCATCTGCTTCCCCAATGGCTGGAAATCCACCTGTATCTGTAGCTACCCAgtgtttcattttatctaaCATGTTTGATCCCTCCAA gGAAAATGCATCTAACTGGGACgaagaaataagaaatgatGTTATTGAAGAATGTAGAAATCATGGTGGTGCTCTTCATGTTTACGTCGATAAAAACTCGGGTGAAGGTAATGTTTATGTAAAGTGCCCAAATCTTACAGCTGCAACAGCATCTGTCAGTGCTTTACATGGAAGATATTTTGCAG GTCGTGTGATAGTTGCTGCATATGTACCTGTTGTAAATTATCATATGCTATTCCCAGACTCAGCAACAGCATTAGTTGCTCTCTGA